In Ictalurus punctatus breed USDA103 chromosome 3, Coco_2.0, whole genome shotgun sequence, the following are encoded in one genomic region:
- the LOC128632722 gene encoding uncharacterized protein LOC128632722 — protein sequence MTTLCLDSPVKPKNKSVFGAEWLSLLKPSVNLRPHASTLKFSKSLNDVGQKMDGLCSLHFAERTCSDGELRSDTKGDAECGHQAKTLAVKLTRLPPLYPTQPTSFSTTYGYASAHPADMQKSSNLLRFFFPFPRSSTAGSLPLGELASCAKPSSALLEVSEACGEEMGDDDVFEEESSGWRLKAEGQHAPLCSLEEDGDLDRCFSPLMEITGPPSPYSLTGDCCRLVRYLLSDSAQVLMCPVYRKVLHP from the coding sequence ATGACAACTCTCTGTCTTGACTCGCCCGTCAAACCCAAAAATAAATCCGTGTTTGGAGCTGAATGGCTCTCACTGTTAAAGCCCTCGGTCAACCTCAGGCCGCACGCCAGCACGCTCAAGTTCTCCAAGTCCCTGAATGACGTGGGTCAGAAGATGGACGGGCTGTGCAGCCTGCACTTCGCTGAACGCACATGCTCAGATGGCGAGTTGCGCTCGGATACAAAAGGAGATGCAGAATGTGGACACCAGGCCAAGACTCTCGCGGTCAAGCTGACTCGCCTGCCTCCCCTCTACCCCACTCAGCCCACCTCATTCTCAACCACCTATGGCTATGCGAGTGCTCACCCAGCTGACATGCAGAAGAGCTCCAATCTGCTACGCTTCTTCTTCCCATTCCCACGCTCCTCCACAGCAGGCAGCCTGCCTCTGGGTGAACTGGCATCATGTGCCAAGCCATCCAGTGCCTTGCTAGAGGTAAGTGAGGCATGTGGTGAGGAAATGGGCGATGACGATGTGTTTGAGGAAGAATCCTCTGGTTGGAGGCTAAAGGCCGAGGGACAGCACGCTCCTCTCTGCTCCCTGGAGGAGGATGGAGATCTGGACCGTTGCTTCTCACCACTGATGGAGATCACGGGTCCACCCTCGCCGTACTCTCTGACTGGGGATTGCTGCAGGTTGGTGAGGTATCTCCTCTCCGACTCAGCCCAAGTACTCATGTGCCCTGTCTATAGAAAAGTGCTTCATCCCTAG